Part of the Bacillus andreraoultii genome is shown below.
ACGATAATCTTCTTCCGTCGTTTCTAAAATTAATTTTGCCATCGTAATTCCAGCATTATTGACTAGTATATTTACAGGTCCGAATGCTTCTTCTGCTTTTCGGACAACTGTTGCCCAATCTTCTGCACGAGCAACATCTTGTTTAACAAATACGGCATTTTCTCCTAGTTCATTGGCTAATGCTATACCCTTATCTTCATTCAAATCTGTCATCACAACTTTTGCACCTTCTGCAACAAAACGACGAGCATGTGCTTCCCCCATACCTTGAGCAGCACCTGTAATAATTGCAACTTTACCTTCTAATCGAGCCATCATTAATTCCTCCTTATATGAAGTGCGATTTTTTAACCCTGTTGTTTTGATCGTCATTCGGTATCGGGTTACTACAATTAAACAATAGATTAAGATACACTCTATTACTTTCATTAAAAAAATTATAAAGTAAATCGTTTACATATAACGATTATAATTTAGTTCTATATATATGTAAATAGTAATTTGTGAATCTTTTAACTTTTGTTCTACTCAATTATTTCGTTAATGATGAAAATGTACTTCTTCTACTCTCTCAAGAAAATTTAAGCTCCCCAGCTTTTACTTCTTCTCGACCTTGAATGACCAATTGTTTTTCTAGAAAAGTACCACGTGGAAATATAAATGTCCATGGCATACTACAATGCGCTCCAATCACTAACCGTTTTATGGTGAAAATACAACTTGCCATCTCATTTCCTTCCTCTATATAGGCTACTTGTTGATTCATAAACGTTATTTTTTCACTTGTTCGGTTATGGATAAGTGCAGTAATGAGAAGTTCACCTTTATGATTAACGGCTCTCCAAATCGGTACAGCCACCAAACGCTCGACCTCGTTAACTGTACGATTAAATTTTTCCTGAATCATTTCACAATCAGCTGGAGAAAGTGTCGACTCCCAGGTGGGATCAAGTATCAATTTTTGCATATCAATCATCCTTCCTACATTGGTTCGATGCGCAATCAATTCGATAAATCCCCTTTACATTTCGAAGTGTGCATCCGTTTTTCTCGAAAATTTTTATCATATATTGATTATTGACATCCGTGCTACCGACATACGTTTGAGCGTTCAATCCCTTCATCAACTTCAAAGCATGGTTATGAATGCTCGCACCAATCCCTTTCCCTCGCCACTCCGGAACTAAACCGAAATAAAATAGTCGCCCTTCTCCACTCGTGCCTTTCTCCAGATGTGGAATCGCAATCCCAACAATTTCTCCTTCATAGGCAAAATAAAAAACAGTGATTACGCCAATTCACACCTAGTTCTCTTTTTAATGAATCCATCACCGTTTCAATTGATTGCGGGATATTTTGATTAAAAGACCCAGACCGACATTGCTCATAAAGACGTGCAAACGCATCATCACTTAGTAGCTGTTCTGAAAGCGCGTGTGGGCGGAATCTAGAATCTGTATCGGCTATCCCATTCAGTGTCCGGAAATATTCAACAATACTGGAGATTTTTCGAAGTCCATTGTTCAATAGAACGTCTTCATACTTTTCCTCCATTAATATCGATAAATAGCCGCTACCTTCCGTTTTCCATTCATTGAAAAGCCGTTTAAACCCATTGATGTAATCATCATCGGAAACGTGTGCATAGATGATTTGATCGACAAGCCAAAACTCTTTTTTATTTTTTATCATATTGTATAATTCCACTATTTTCCTCTCCTTGAATTTCCTTACTACTTTCATTATAACGTAATAATGTCGAAACATTTTTCATAAAGAAAAAATCAAAATTCCCCCCCATTATTATGTCACATCCGATATAGTAAAAGTAGAAAATGAAACGAAGGACGGTGTATTAAAATGAATGTCAATGATTACCTTTTGGAAAAATTCCCATCCTTACAATTGGTTTCTAGTATTTATCATCAGTGGGAGATCGGAATCCATTTTACTCTTGGTGAAAATATTTATCAGTTCAAGGAAAATGGAGAGTTGAATCTTGACCGCTTTCAACTTATCTATGAGCAAACTTCCACCATTTTTCATGAGCTTTTCGACGACAAAGACGAATTATTTCTTGTTGCGAATATTTATAAGGTTACAACTCAAGAAAAACTGGCGAAAAGGCTGAAAATCTACCATCCATTCCTTAAAAATAAAAAAGATGTATATCGAATACGTGTAAAGACATTTCCTTATCCGTTCGAGCATGACGAAGATGAAAAATACGGGATGCAACAATTTTCCCTGCAATGCAAGTGTGGAGATCTAAAGGTACAGAAGTTACTTAAAGCCACTTGCCACGAAGATTTCCCATTGAAGCCAAAGTTTGGAAAGTACATCAATGATTATCCCGATGTCTTCTTCGTCAATAGGACAAAAGATCTTGTATTTTTTATTTATGATGACCGCGGGTGTGAAGTCGTTGCTCTTGATGGAAAACAATTACTTCCGCTAGTTGAAAAATTTGGTGCTTGGGTAGAAGGAAAAAAAGGGATTTAGGAGGTTTGTCCGCATGGGTAAAAAGATGATTATTGCTGCAATTTGTTTCGTTGTGTTGGTAATCATCTGTATCTGGGTTTTGCGACCAACGAGTCCTGTGAATTTTACAGTACCTCAGCCATCTTTAGAAAAAACAGTCTGTGATAAAGTTTCCGCGGAAATTGGCGATTGCAAAAGAATTCTCCTTTTTGACCGTGACTCAAATTTAGTTTTTGTAGAAGCGAGTGAGGGAATCGTCCCTGTACGGACGAACGAATCATTTACAAAGGTTCAGAACATCATCTTTCCAATCATGGATTTTGCTGAATTCAAAGAGGAGCATTCGGATAGAGGACCCATTGATTGGCGTGTTGCAACAGATATTGATGGAAAGTCCTCATTCATTTACGGATTTGCTGAAGACGAAGCAAAAACAATTGTCATCAATAGGGAAGGAAAGATTCAACCAAACAAGTTTTACATCCGTGATCACTTATCGGTTTGGTATGTACTAATCGATAAACCTGAAATCACATTGCCACTTGATGTCTCGGTTTATGATAATAATGGACAAAAAATCGATGCCGGATTTGAGGAATAAATAGGCGTTCGTGTATAAATTCGCTGTCCCATCAAACACTATTCAAAGGGAATGACAGAGAATTGTACAACTACTTTTTTGGAGCTGATTTAATATGGGTGCAATTGAAAGAAATGGCTATCGTTTTGAGCCGGAATATAGTGTGATTGAACAGAATGGTGCTATCCACGTTTATCATAAAGGAGCGTTTATCGAGGAATTAACATTCAACTTTACAGGTGACTCCCCAAACCTTGGTAAAATTGAGGAATTAGTTGAAGATTACTGCGAAAAAAAAGGAATATAAAGAAAACTCAGGACGTTCAATCCTCCAGGCGAAACGAGAGGAAAGAAAGTTTCGCTTTGATGCAGTGCCGCTAGTCCTTGTGTGCTAATGCGAATAGGAAAAAATTTATTCTTTCCTATTCGCTAAAATAACTAGCAACCAAAAGGGCAGCCCCCAATCAAAGGAGAATGCCCTTCTCAATTCATCAATCTATGCTTTAGTTGACAAAGTTTTCGAATCTAAATAAGCAACAAGTACGTATCGTTCCGGTGCACTGCCAATAAAATTAAATGGATAACAAGTTGTCACAGTCAATGTTGCTTTCGGTTTCGGAACAATTACCGTCCGATCATCTTCATCAACAATACGTACTTTCGAAACTTTATATTTAAATTCACCGGCTGATGTGCGAACAATTAACCAATCGCCAACGCCCACTTCACCTAGTTTTCGAAAAACGGTATCCCGGTGTCCGGAAAGAACAGAATTATCCTTTTCTCCAGGTAAAACACTATCCGCGAAATGCCCGACTCCTTTTTCTAGTTCATTTTCATCGGTTCCGTGAAAAATTGGCAGTGTTGCATCCAGTTTAGGAATATACAACTCCCCTATCTCTTCACCTATTTTAGGACGAACGGGATACAGCTCTTTTTCGGTCGGTTTCTCTTTTTCACTAGCTTCTACCTTATTTACTGGTTCTTCTGGGTGGGGCATATGTTTTACAGCAAAATACCCTTTGGCAAATTGATAAACATTGCTTGTAACAAACCATGCACCAAAACCAATTAAAAAGACAGATATAAATAAAATAACTTGTTTTTTCTTATTTCTAGAGGATCGCACGTTAGATGCTCCTTACCTTACGAAACATAAGAATTCCAGCCATTAAAACAAATACACCCATTAAAGCATTTGGAATAGAAGCTGTTGCTGTCTTTGGCAGTTTTGCACCTTTCACCGTTTTCTGTTCAGCTTTCTTTTTCGTAGCTACAACCTTTACTTTATTTGCTTCATTTTTTGCCATTTCTACCGTAGCGATTAAATTGTTACCTAACTCATTCACTGTATCTGAATCAACCATTTCACCAGTAATAATCAAATCTGCTAAAAATTCCCCTTGTAAATTGTAAAGAGCGATTTTTAAATTCGTATTTTTCAACTCATCCAATTTTAATAGTTCAACGAATGAAATCGGCGTTTCTGTTCCACCTTTAACGAGACTGTACTCTGCTTTTAATTGGAAAATGGAAAGTAATTCATCCCAGATTGCCGCTAATTCTCCTAATTGTTGTGGTGATAATTCTGTAGCCACTTCGAAATCAGTGAAATTTTCCATTCGTTTTGCTAATTGTTCAAGTCGTTGTATTGTTTCCGGTTTTGCCAAATCATTTTCTATTGACATGAAATGGTTTTTTAACCGTTCCACTTCAGCATCTGTTAAATCAAATTCCCCTTGAAAGCTTTTCACAAGCTCCATGACAAACTCTTCGTCCATTAACAAAAGTTCAAACGCATAAGTCGATTCAAGATCATCAATAAAAATATAATTATTGATATCGTCTCCGCTTAATTTAAGTAACTGTAATAAATCATCCTGACTAATGCCATATTCATCAGTAAAATAATCTAAATTACTTAGGTCTGCTTTAATAACAGGGCCAAAAAACTCTTTCAATTCTTCAATTGTAGCGAACTCTTCCAATGTCATTTCATAGTCTACCAGTAATTTTTCTATTTCTTTTTGCGAAACATCCATCCCTCTTGTTTCACTAATTTCTTTTAAGTAGATTGCTAAATTTTTGTCAAAATCCGGGTCACGTTCAAATGTATAAACAGATAATGCTTGAAAAAGTGTATCGACAAAAATATAATCGTTTATCTCCTCACCATGCTCAGCCAAAATAGCTTTTAAACTTTTTTGGTTAAGATTGTACACTTCATAAATTTCATTCAAATTACTAAGATTTGATTTAATAACTTCCCCTAAATAGTCTTTCAATTCTGGTACAGAGGTAAAATCTTTCAAACTCATTTCATCATAAGCTAATGCTTCTTCAACATGACTTTTCGTAACCGTAAAGCCTCTTACTTTACTAATTTCTATTAAATACTTATTCAAATCCGTATCAAACTTACTCGCCTTTGCTGCCAGCGATAATTGTGGAAAAAGACCGATTAATAAAATAACCGATAGAAAAATGGCTCCCAATTTTTTCATGTAGTTTTCTCCCTTTTCAATATATTTTTCATATTCTTTAAGATTATAATTTATCTTCCACTATAAAACAATAGGGAAATATTGCTTTATTTGCCGAAATGTAAGCACTTTATAGATTATGGGAGTAAGACGTTTTTACTAGTGTTAACGGGATGAACATGCGAGAAAATCGTTTTCGTTTAAGTAGATTTCATCGGTAATAACATGTTAAATCTTTCTATAACTCATCTGCGTAACCATTCCAGCCGTTTCTACTATTCAACGGAACCCTTCTAGATGACCTTTTCTTCCTTTTTCTCCACGATTTGGGCGTCTACAACCCTTCTAGATGACCGTTTCCCTCTTTTTCATCTCAAGTTGGGCGTCTAGAACTGATCGACTTGACTATTCCACCCTTTTCTACTGTTCAAAGGTCATTTTAACCATCTGGACAATCGTTCACGCCCGCTTCACCCTTACAACGGACATCGCTATTTTTTCACATGCGAGTACACTTATATTACCCCACCCAAAATAGGGTGTAAAAAAATTCTAGAAGATTTTTTTACCTATTCCGTAACTTTCCTACATAATTTCCATATTTCTGACGATACTATAGAGAACTTATCTAAACGAAGGAGTGTTATAAATGGAACAGTCGCTTCTCTATGTTCGAGAAATTATTTCTGCCCACACAGAAAGTAGTCCTTTGGGAAAAAGTTTATATGAAAAGCTTGCAAATAAAAGCTATCATACCGAGGAAGCTTTTATTCGAGATTTATCAGAGGATGAAAGTGAATATCTAAATCAAGTATTAAAAGAAGCTATTGATTATTCTAAACAATCACAAGACGATGAACGGGCAAATCAGCTAAATGATGTGTATGAAATGTTATTTGTTTAGCTGAAATCCCCAGAACCTCTCCACTATTCATAGTCGAGGATAAATACAAAAGACGTATAGATCATCAATAGAACTTTCCCTATATATGGAAAACCACGCTATAAATAAACACCCCCTGGTTCAATCATCCAGGGGGAATGTCATTTACTTAAACCACAAGATTTTGTGTTACTTAAAACAATCTATCATTCGATATACTTCCCAACAAAATTCCAAACAGTGTGCCAATATTTTTCTGGGTCTACTTTTACAGCATCACCGTGACCTGCTCCTGGGATGACAAGTTTTTCTTTCTCTACATTTGCCGCCTCATATACTTCATCTAACATTTCATACGGGACAAATGTATCCTCCTCACCATGAATAAATAACATCGGCACTTTACTTTTCGCTACTTGTTTGACACTAGAAGCTTCGTATAAATCGTAGCCAGCACGTATTTTTGTTACCGTATTTGCCGCATGCATGACTGGAAACTCTGGTAACCCAAATAAATCATCCAGTTGATATACAAAAACATCACTCACCGAACTATACCCACAATCTTCAACAATGGCTTTCACGTTCGTTGGTAGTTCTTCACCAGATGCCATCATTACGGTTGCCCCACCCATTGATACACCGAACAACACAATTTCAGCATTCGAATCCATTTTTACCACCTTAGCAATCCAATCGAGAAGATCAAGTCGGTCATGCCATCCCATACCAATATAGTCGCCTCCACTTTTCCCATGACCACGTAGATCTGGTGCAAGTACGTTGTATCCTTGTTCATAAAAATTTCGAACCCACCGCGTCATGCTAGAAGCACTGCTCGTGTACCCATGTACAACAATCGCCCACTTATGACCTGCATGCACATTTTCAAAAATATCTCCATGTAATTGGTATTTTTTCTTATCACTAGAAACCATTGAAAGAGACGTAGGTGGATGCTTCTTATTAAATTCATTGTCGGCCACTTTCGCTGTATCTTCTACATCCGCCATAACCGCTACACTTTCCTCCAAATGAGGATTTCCTTTTAAAAATTCTTTCTCATTCTTTGCATTAAGTGCATAGTTGTAAAAATAATTCCCTACCGCCCCATAACTAATGATGAATAGTGCAATAACAATTGAAGGAATAATGACTATTTTCCTCTTCATTGATTTTCCCCTTCCCTCTACCCACACAAATAAAGCATTCGCATTTAAAGGCCTTAGTTATCATTACGCATAGTTGTTGCTAGCAAGAACCGGACGTCCATAACGAATTACGTTCTTCTTCTTTTAGAATAACTGTATTTTTTTCATCATACCTTATTTCTAACGAAGCCTATTAGGAAAAAACAGAGGGGGGCATCTAGAAATCAATCATGCGACATTCAAGACAGCCTCCTTGCTTTGCGCTAAAGAAAACTCAGGCTCCGAGCCTTCAGGCAACCATGCACCTGTACTTAAGCGCCCAAGGAAAGTAGAAATTGGAAGATATATTTTCCTATTTGCTAAAAAAACTCGCCAACACCCAGCGAGTTTTTTTATATAATCATGATGTCAGTTCAAATATTCCAACGTCTTACTACAAATATACACATCAACAATCAATAGGCTCTTTTCAACCCTCTGCCTAGAAAATATACGCTTTATCGTTTGCTTCCCGTAGTGCATCAGATATTTGACCAGGCTTATGCGCATCACCGACAACCATCACTTGATCAAAATTCTTTTGGAATTGCTCAACGAAATCATCATTTGTGCGAACACCAAGAGCGAGAATGATGTCATCACATATGATTTCACTTTCACTATTTGATTTCATATCTCGAACAATAACCCGGTCTTCAGCAATGGAAGAAAGCAGTTTATTCGTTTGAATTTCAATGTTATCTGCCGCAAGATTCCGAAGTAGCATCATTCGCACACTTGGATATAGAGCAGTTCCTACACTTCCTTGCATTTCAATAACAGACACTTCATTTTCTTTACCGAGT
Proteins encoded:
- a CDS encoding class D sortase gives rise to the protein MRSSRNKKKQVILFISVFLIGFGAWFVTSNVYQFAKGYFAVKHMPHPEEPVNKVEASEKEKPTEKELYPVRPKIGEEIGELYIPKLDATLPIFHGTDENELEKGVGHFADSVLPGEKDNSVLSGHRDTVFRKLGEVGVGDWLIVRTSAGEFKYKVSKVRIVDEDDRTVIVPKPKATLTVTTCYPFNFIGSAPERYVLVAYLDSKTLSTKA
- a CDS encoding processed acidic surface protein, whose protein sequence is MKKLGAIFLSVILLIGLFPQLSLAAKASKFDTDLNKYLIEISKVRGFTVTKSHVEEALAYDEMSLKDFTSVPELKDYLGEVIKSNLSNLNEIYEVYNLNQKSLKAILAEHGEEINDYIFVDTLFQALSVYTFERDPDFDKNLAIYLKEISETRGMDVSQKEIEKLLVDYEMTLEEFATIEELKEFFGPVIKADLSNLDYFTDEYGISQDDLLQLLKLSGDDINNYIFIDDLESTYAFELLLMDEEFVMELVKSFQGEFDLTDAEVERLKNHFMSIENDLAKPETIQRLEQLAKRMENFTDFEVATELSPQQLGELAAIWDELLSIFQLKAEYSLVKGGTETPISFVELLKLDELKNTNLKIALYNLQGEFLADLIITGEMVDSDTVNELGNNLIATVEMAKNEANKVKVVATKKKAEQKTVKGAKLPKTATASIPNALMGVFVLMAGILMFRKVRSI
- a CDS encoding alpha/beta hydrolase, coding for MKRKIVIIPSIVIALFIISYGAVGNYFYNYALNAKNEKEFLKGNPHLEESVAVMADVEDTAKVADNEFNKKHPPTSLSMVSSDKKKYQLHGDIFENVHAGHKWAIVVHGYTSSASSMTRWVRNFYEQGYNVLAPDLRGHGKSGGDYIGMGWHDRLDLLDWIAKVVKMDSNAEIVLFGVSMGGATVMMASGEELPTNVKAIVEDCGYSSVSDVFVYQLDDLFGLPEFPVMHAANTVTKIRAGYDLYEASSVKQVAKSKVPMLFIHGEEDTFVPYEMLDEVYEAANVEKEKLVIPGAGHGDAVKVDPEKYWHTVWNFVGKYIE
- a CDS encoding GNAT family N-acetyltransferase → MGVITVFYFAYEGEIVGIAIPHLEKGTSGEGRLFYFGLVPEWRGKGIGASIHNHALKLMKGLNAQTYVGSTDVNNQYMIKIFEKNGCTLRNVKGIYRIDCASNQCRKDD
- a CDS encoding DUF3885 domain-containing protein; this translates as MNVNDYLLEKFPSLQLVSSIYHQWEIGIHFTLGENIYQFKENGELNLDRFQLIYEQTSTIFHELFDDKDELFLVANIYKVTTQEKLAKRLKIYHPFLKNKKDVYRIRVKTFPYPFEHDEDEKYGMQQFSLQCKCGDLKVQKLLKATCHEDFPLKPKFGKYINDYPDVFFVNRTKDLVFFIYDDRGCEVVALDGKQLLPLVEKFGAWVEGKKGI
- a CDS encoding YbxH family protein translates to MGAIERNGYRFEPEYSVIEQNGAIHVYHKGAFIEELTFNFTGDSPNLGKIEELVEDYCEKKGI
- a CDS encoding SLAP domain-containing protein, giving the protein MQKLILDPTWESTLSPADCEMIQEKFNRTVNEVERLVAVPIWRAVNHKGELLITALIHNRTSEKITFMNQQVAYIEEGNEMASCIFTIKRLVIGAHCSMPWTFIFPRGTFLEKQLVIQGREEVKAGELKFS
- a CDS encoding sigma-G-dependent sporulation-specific acid-soluble spore protein CsgA — translated: MEQSLLYVREIISAHTESSPLGKSLYEKLANKSYHTEEAFIRDLSEDESEYLNQVLKEAIDYSKQSQDDERANQLNDVYEMLFV